One genomic segment of Streptomyces niveus includes these proteins:
- a CDS encoding ABC transporter permease subunit yields MTAPHEQQAPIWQGGQPLGSYTSPIPVRPATLGDAVASEWTKIRSVRSTMWTLGVMIVLMVGVGGLAAWAVSLSETTLGAESALPLGFFGALLGSICVITLGVLTIASEYGTGMIRTTLTACPSRSRVLAAKSLVFFLLVLTITTVTAALVGGIQVAVLDGRAPTGQEWLQATLGVGLYLALLGLMSLGVGALIRHSAGAITIMIGVVLLPLVLAMFMFSSSLVDVQQALFEYSIPSQIAVLYDTSMTGSGPKGWDPLFIGTVVAAAVMALAFFSLDRRDV; encoded by the coding sequence ATGACAGCCCCGCACGAGCAGCAGGCGCCGATCTGGCAGGGCGGGCAGCCCCTCGGGTCGTACACCTCGCCGATCCCGGTCCGCCCGGCCACCCTCGGCGACGCGGTCGCCTCGGAGTGGACCAAGATCCGCTCCGTCCGCTCGACCATGTGGACACTCGGCGTCATGATCGTCCTGATGGTGGGCGTCGGAGGGCTCGCGGCCTGGGCCGTCTCCCTCTCGGAGACCACTCTCGGCGCGGAGTCCGCGCTGCCGCTGGGCTTCTTCGGAGCCCTGCTCGGCTCGATCTGTGTGATCACCCTCGGCGTGCTGACCATCGCGTCCGAGTACGGCACGGGCATGATCCGCACCACCCTGACCGCCTGCCCCAGCCGGTCCCGGGTGCTGGCCGCGAAGTCGCTCGTCTTCTTCCTGCTCGTCCTCACGATCACGACGGTCACGGCGGCCCTGGTGGGCGGCATCCAGGTCGCGGTGCTGGACGGCCGCGCGCCCACCGGCCAGGAGTGGCTCCAGGCCACGCTCGGTGTCGGCCTCTACTTGGCGCTGCTGGGCCTGATGTCACTGGGCGTCGGGGCGCTCATCAGGCACTCGGCGGGCGCGATCACCATCATGATCGGCGTGGTGCTGCTGCCGCTGGTGCTGGCGATGTTCATGTTCTCGTCGTCGCTGGTCGACGTGCAGCAGGCCCTCTTCGAGTACTCGATCCCGAGCCAGATCGCGGTGCTCTACGACACCTCGATGACCGGGTCGGGGCCCAAGGGCTGGGACCCGCTGTTCATCGGGACGGTCGTCGCGGCCGCGGTGATGGCCCTCGCCTTCTTCTCGCTCGACCGGCGCGACGTGTAG
- a CDS encoding ATP-binding cassette domain-containing protein, translating into MIEAVGLTKRYGAKTAVYNLSFQVRPGTVTGFLGPNGSGKSTTMRMILGLDRPTAGHVTVGGHSFRRLPNAPRQVGALLDAKAVHGGRSARNHLLSLAQLSGIPAARVDEVLGVVGLQDVARRRSSGYSLGMGQRLGIAAALLGDPQVLLFDEPVNGLDPEGILWVRNLMKQLASEGRTVFVSSHLMSEMALTAEHLIVIGRGQLLSDMSVKDFISHNSADFARVRPAQSDPEAREKLVAALGEAGGQVLSEPDGALRVTGLPLPRISDLAHGSDVRLWELSPHQASLEEAYMRLTQGAVDYRSTADQLAGFAPPQQPGYGGQLYQPPVVPEVPTQGWYAPPPPGENPYAAQGGQAPAAAPAPVAVPAEAPVAAPDPTGRASDTAGAAAAGGVGDGKTDTTDKDDR; encoded by the coding sequence ATGATCGAGGCAGTCGGCCTGACGAAGCGCTACGGCGCCAAGACGGCCGTGTACAACCTTTCCTTCCAGGTGAGGCCCGGTACCGTCACCGGGTTCCTGGGCCCCAACGGTTCCGGCAAGTCGACGACGATGCGGATGATCCTCGGCCTCGACCGGCCGACCGCCGGGCATGTGACCGTGGGCGGGCATTCCTTCCGCCGGCTTCCCAACGCGCCCCGCCAGGTCGGCGCGCTCCTGGACGCCAAGGCGGTGCATGGCGGGCGCAGCGCGCGTAATCACCTGCTCTCGCTCGCGCAGCTCTCCGGCATCCCGGCGGCGCGCGTCGACGAGGTGCTGGGCGTCGTCGGCCTCCAGGACGTGGCGCGCCGCCGGTCCAGCGGCTACTCCCTCGGTATGGGGCAGCGGCTCGGCATCGCCGCCGCGCTGCTGGGCGACCCGCAGGTGCTGCTGTTCGACGAGCCGGTGAACGGTCTCGACCCCGAGGGCATCCTCTGGGTCCGCAATCTGATGAAGCAGCTCGCGTCCGAGGGCCGTACGGTCTTCGTCTCCTCGCACCTGATGAGCGAGATGGCCCTCACCGCCGAGCATCTGATCGTGATCGGGCGCGGGCAGCTGCTCTCCGACATGAGCGTCAAGGACTTCATCTCGCACAACTCGGCGGACTTCGCGCGGGTCCGCCCCGCGCAGAGCGATCCCGAGGCGCGCGAGAAGCTGGTCGCCGCGCTCGGTGAGGCGGGCGGCCAGGTGCTGTCCGAGCCGGACGGCGCGCTGCGGGTCACCGGGCTGCCGCTCCCCCGGATCAGCGATCTGGCGCACGGGTCGGACGTACGGCTCTGGGAGCTGTCCCCGCACCAGGCGTCGCTGGAGGAGGCGTACATGCGGCTGACGCAGGGCGCCGTGGACTACCGCTCGACGGCCGACCAGCTCGCCGGGTTCGCGCCGCCGCAGCAGCCGGGCTACGGCGGGCAGCTGTACCAGCCGCCGGTCGTGCCCGAGGTGCCGACGCAGGGCTGGTACGCGCCGCCGCCGCCCGGGGAGAACCCGTACGCGGCGCAGGGCGGCCAGGCGCCCGCCGCGGCGCCCGCGCCGGTGGCTGTACCCGCGGAGGCGCCCGTGGCCGCACCCGATCCCACCGGGCGCGCGAGCGACACGGCCGGCGCGGCCGCTGCGGGCGGCGTGGGCGACGGGAAGACCGACACGACCGACAAGGACGACCGATGA
- a CDS encoding SCO5389 family protein, producing MSLDVSPALLEQAERGEVDEAEFVDCVRTSLPFAWEMISSLVAQLKVDGGEFADNQTPPPDEQARGQLLRALASDAIRGALQRHFGVRLAFQNCHRVAVFPLDPSVDERLARFTSIRGQLLNQSPELRDC from the coding sequence ATGTCGCTCGACGTCTCACCGGCACTCTTGGAGCAGGCCGAGCGAGGCGAGGTCGACGAAGCCGAATTCGTCGACTGCGTCCGGACCTCCCTGCCCTTCGCGTGGGAGATGATCAGCTCCTTGGTGGCCCAGCTGAAGGTGGACGGCGGAGAGTTCGCCGACAACCAGACGCCGCCGCCGGACGAGCAGGCACGTGGTCAGCTGCTGCGCGCGCTCGCCAGTGACGCGATCCGCGGTGCGCTTCAGCGTCACTTCGGGGTGCGTCTGGCATTCCAGAACTGTCACCGGGTCGCGGTGTTCCCGCTGGACCCCTCGGTCGACGAGAGGCTCGCCCGCTTCACTTCCATCAGGGGGCAGTTGCTCAACCAGTCCCCGGAGCTCCGGGACTGCTGA
- the scy gene encoding polarized growth protein Scy, with amino-acid sequence MRGYERQESHRADDDHLSRFEAEMDRLKTAREKAVQHAEDLGYQVEVLRAKLHEARRNLASRPSYDNADIGYQAEQMLRNAQIQADQLRTDAERELRDARAQTQRILQEHAEHQARLQAELHAEAVQRRQRLDQELAERRQTVESHVNENVAWAEQLRGRTETQARRLLDESRAEAEKSLGAARAEATRVAEEARRRLGAESETARAEAEAILQRARKDAERLLNAASTQAQEATSHAEQLRSTTTAESDQARQQAGELSRSAEQRIQEADERLREARAEAEKLVSEAKETAVKRLAGAETQYEQRTRTAKSEIARLVGEATKESEALKAEAEQALADARAESEKMVTEAAEKARTAASEDTAAQLAKAARTAEEVLTKASDDARATTRAASEEAERIRGEAEAEADRLRGEAAEQADQLKGAAKDDTKEYRAKTVELQEEARRLRGEAETLRSEAVAEGERIRGEARREAVQQIEEAASTAEELLTKARADADELRATASTDSERVRTEAIERATTLRKQAEETLERTRAEADRLRAEGEEQAEETKTAAERAAVELREETERGVEARRAEAADELTRLHTEAEQRLSGAESALTDARAESERIRREAAEETERLRAEAAERLRTLQAQAEQEAERLRDEASADAARSRAEGESTAVRLRDEAAEEAERVKSEARESADRLRAEAAAAAERVGTEAAEALDAAQEEASRRRREAEELLTAARTEADQERERAREQSEELLASARKRVDEAQTEAARLVEEADFRATEMVSAAEQTAQQVRDAVAGLHDQAEQEISGLRSAAEHAADRTRSQAQEEADRVRSDAYAERERAAEDVTRLRGRAQEETEAARAHAERTVGEAVAEAERLRAESSEYAQRLRTEASDSLATAEQDAARARQEARDDANRIRGDAAEQADRLIGEATSESERMRAEAADTVNSAQRAAERLRAEAERVKSDADASAEQTISDAITESDRLLDDARASASKRRGDAAEQADQLINKAQEEALRAATEAEAQADAMVGAARSEAARIHADATVEGNSLVEKARTDADELLVGARNDATAIRERTEELRVRVEGEIDQLHERARRETSEQMKNAGERVDKLVKAATEQQAEAAEKAKSLVAEAGSEASKVRIAAVKRAEALLKEAELKKAELTRAGEKLLADAETEAARTVEEGRRELDVLVRRREDIQAEISRVQDVLEALESFETPAASGKTGSGGGSGGGNVKAGAAAGVTRSGGKPSDS; translated from the coding sequence GTGCGGGGCTACGAACGCCAGGAGAGCCACCGAGCTGACGACGACCACCTCTCGCGGTTCGAAGCCGAGATGGATCGGCTGAAGACCGCGCGGGAGAAGGCCGTCCAGCACGCCGAGGACCTCGGTTACCAGGTCGAAGTACTGCGCGCGAAACTGCACGAGGCGCGCCGCAACCTCGCGTCCCGGCCCTCCTACGACAACGCCGACATCGGCTACCAGGCCGAGCAGATGCTCCGCAACGCGCAGATCCAGGCCGACCAGCTGCGCACCGACGCCGAGCGCGAGCTGCGCGACGCCCGCGCCCAGACGCAGCGCATCCTCCAGGAGCACGCCGAGCACCAGGCGAGGCTCCAGGCCGAGCTGCACGCCGAGGCGGTGCAGCGCCGCCAGCGGCTCGACCAGGAGCTGGCCGAGCGCCGCCAGACCGTCGAGTCGCACGTCAACGAGAACGTCGCCTGGGCCGAGCAGCTGCGCGGCCGCACCGAGACGCAGGCCCGCAGGCTGCTGGACGAGTCACGCGCCGAGGCCGAGAAGTCCCTGGGCGCCGCCCGCGCGGAGGCCACGAGGGTCGCCGAGGAGGCCCGCCGCCGGCTCGGCGCCGAGTCCGAGACCGCCCGTGCCGAGGCCGAGGCGATCCTGCAGCGCGCCCGCAAGGACGCCGAGCGACTGCTCAACGCCGCCTCCACGCAGGCGCAGGAGGCCACCAGCCACGCCGAGCAGCTGCGTAGTACGACGACGGCCGAGTCCGACCAGGCACGCCAGCAGGCGGGCGAGCTGAGCCGGTCGGCCGAACAGCGCATACAGGAGGCGGACGAGCGGCTGCGCGAGGCCCGCGCCGAGGCCGAGAAGCTGGTCTCCGAGGCCAAGGAAACCGCGGTCAAGCGACTGGCCGGGGCCGAGACCCAGTACGAGCAGCGCACCCGTACCGCCAAATCCGAGATCGCCCGGCTCGTCGGTGAGGCCACGAAGGAGTCGGAGGCGCTGAAGGCGGAGGCCGAGCAGGCGCTCGCCGACGCCCGCGCCGAGTCCGAGAAGATGGTCACCGAGGCGGCGGAGAAGGCCCGTACGGCCGCCTCCGAGGACACCGCCGCCCAGCTCGCCAAGGCCGCCCGTACCGCCGAGGAAGTCCTCACCAAGGCGTCCGACGACGCCAGGGCCACCACCCGCGCCGCGAGCGAGGAGGCCGAGCGCATCCGCGGCGAGGCCGAGGCCGAGGCGGACCGGCTGCGCGGCGAGGCGGCCGAGCAGGCCGACCAGCTGAAGGGCGCGGCCAAGGACGACACCAAGGAGTACCGCGCCAAGACGGTCGAGCTCCAGGAGGAGGCCCGCCGGCTGCGCGGCGAGGCCGAGACGCTGCGTTCCGAGGCCGTCGCCGAGGGCGAGCGCATCCGGGGCGAGGCGCGCCGGGAGGCCGTCCAGCAGATCGAGGAGGCGGCCAGCACCGCCGAGGAGCTGCTGACCAAGGCCCGCGCCGACGCCGACGAGCTGCGCGCCACCGCGTCCACGGACAGCGAGCGGGTCCGTACGGAGGCCATCGAGCGCGCCACGACGCTGCGCAAGCAGGCCGAGGAGACCCTGGAGCGCACCCGCGCCGAGGCGGACCGGCTGCGCGCCGAGGGCGAGGAGCAGGCCGAGGAGACGAAGACCGCCGCCGAGCGGGCCGCGGTCGAGCTGCGCGAGGAGACCGAGCGGGGGGTCGAGGCCCGCAGGGCCGAGGCCGCCGACGAGCTGACCCGGCTGCACACCGAGGCCGAACAGCGCCTGAGCGGCGCGGAGTCGGCGCTGACCGACGCCCGCGCCGAGAGCGAGCGGATCCGCCGTGAGGCGGCCGAGGAGACGGAGCGGCTGCGCGCGGAGGCCGCCGAGCGGCTGCGTACGCTCCAGGCCCAGGCCGAGCAGGAGGCCGAGCGGCTGCGCGACGAGGCGTCCGCGGACGCCGCCCGGTCCCGTGCCGAGGGCGAGTCGACGGCGGTACGGCTGCGGGACGAGGCAGCCGAGGAGGCCGAGCGGGTCAAGTCCGAGGCCCGGGAGAGCGCCGACCGGCTGCGCGCGGAGGCCGCCGCCGCGGCGGAGCGGGTGGGGACCGAGGCGGCCGAGGCGCTTGACGCCGCGCAGGAGGAGGCGAGCCGCCGCCGCCGCGAGGCCGAGGAGCTGCTGACGGCCGCCCGTACGGAGGCGGACCAGGAGCGCGAGCGGGCCCGCGAGCAGAGCGAGGAGCTGCTGGCCTCGGCGCGCAAGCGGGTCGACGAGGCGCAGACCGAGGCGGCGCGGCTGGTCGAGGAGGCCGATTTCCGCGCCACGGAGATGGTGTCGGCCGCCGAGCAGACGGCGCAGCAGGTACGGGACGCGGTCGCCGGGCTGCACGACCAGGCCGAGCAGGAGATCTCGGGGCTGCGTTCCGCGGCCGAGCACGCGGCCGACCGGACGAGGTCGCAGGCGCAGGAGGAGGCGGACCGGGTCCGCTCCGACGCGTACGCGGAGCGCGAGCGCGCCGCGGAGGACGTGACGCGGCTGCGCGGACGTGCCCAGGAGGAGACCGAGGCGGCGCGGGCGCACGCCGAGCGCACCGTCGGCGAGGCGGTCGCGGAGGCGGAGCGGCTGCGCGCGGAGAGCTCCGAGTACGCGCAGCGGCTGCGGACCGAGGCCTCGGACTCCCTGGCCACCGCCGAGCAGGACGCCGCACGCGCCCGCCAGGAGGCGCGCGACGACGCCAACCGCATCCGGGGCGACGCGGCGGAGCAGGCGGACCGGCTCATCGGCGAGGCGACGAGCGAATCGGAGCGCATGCGCGCCGAGGCCGCCGACACCGTCAACTCGGCGCAGCGGGCGGCCGAACGGCTGCGCGCGGAGGCGGAGCGGGTCAAGTCGGACGCCGACGCCTCGGCCGAACAGACCATCAGTGACGCGATCACCGAGTCGGACCGGCTGCTCGACGACGCGCGGGCGAGCGCGTCCAAGCGCCGCGGCGACGCGGCCGAGCAGGCCGACCAGCTCATCAACAAGGCCCAGGAGGAGGCGTTGCGCGCCGCCACCGAGGCGGAGGCGCAGGCCGACGCGATGGTGGGCGCCGCGCGCTCCGAGGCGGCGCGGATCCACGCGGACGCGACGGTCGAGGGCAACTCCCTGGTGGAGAAGGCCCGTACGGACGCCGACGAGTTGCTGGTCGGGGCGCGCAACGACGCCACGGCGATCCGCGAACGCACCGAGGAGCTGCGGGTGCGGGTCGAGGGCGAGATCGACCAGCTGCACGAGCGGGCGCGGCGCGAGACGTCCGAGCAGATGAAGAACGCGGGCGAACGCGTCGACAAGCTGGTCAAGGCGGCCACCGAGCAGCAGGCCGAGGCCGCGGAGAAGGCCAAGTCCCTGGTGGCGGAGGCCGGTTCGGAAGCGAGCAAGGTCCGGATCGCGGCGGTGAAGAGGGCCGAGGCGCTGCTGAAGGAAGCGGAGCTGAAGAAGGCCGAACTGACCCGTGCGGGTGAGAAGTTGCTCGCTGACGCGGAGACGGAGGCGGCCCGGACCGTCGAGGAGGGCCGGCGTGAACTCGACGTCCTCGTTCGCCGTCGCGAGGACATCCAGGCCGAGATCTCTCGTGTGCAGGACGTGTTGGAAGCGTTGGAATCCTTCGAGACTCCGGCCGCGAGTGGCAAGACGGGTTCAGGCGGCGGCTCCGGCGGGGGTAACGTCAAGGCGGGTGCGGCGGCGGGTGTTACCCGTTCGGGTGGCAAGCCGTCCGACAGTTAG
- a CDS encoding ABC transporter permease subunit, giving the protein MASVPAVLQSEWTKIRTVSSTIWTLAVAFIVTVAMGVALSALLSSTFDDLSQAERGTFDPTFVSFSGMILGQLAMVVFGVLVVGSEYSSGMIRTSLAAVPQRGAFLFSKLAVAGALALVVGLLTGFVSFFLGQAVLGDHGTTLGEPHVLRAVIGSGLYMGLIALFSMGVATMLRSSMLSLGILMPFFFLVSQILASVPKAKEVARYFPDQAGSKIMQVVPGAMNSDEGPYTPWEGMGIMVLWVVAALIGGYLVLKKRDA; this is encoded by the coding sequence ATGGCATCGGTACCAGCGGTCCTCCAGTCGGAGTGGACCAAGATCCGTACGGTCTCCTCCACGATCTGGACCCTCGCCGTCGCGTTCATCGTCACCGTGGCCATGGGTGTCGCCCTGTCGGCGCTGCTCAGCTCCACGTTCGACGATCTGTCGCAGGCCGAGCGCGGCACCTTCGACCCGACCTTCGTCAGCTTCTCCGGGATGATCCTCGGGCAGCTGGCGATGGTGGTCTTCGGTGTGCTCGTCGTCGGCTCCGAGTACAGCTCGGGCATGATCCGCACCTCGCTCGCCGCCGTACCGCAGCGGGGCGCGTTCCTCTTCAGCAAGCTGGCCGTCGCCGGGGCGCTGGCCCTGGTGGTCGGGCTCCTCACCGGCTTCGTCTCGTTCTTCCTCGGCCAGGCGGTGCTCGGCGACCACGGGACGACCCTCGGTGAGCCCCACGTGCTGCGCGCGGTCATCGGCAGCGGTCTCTACATGGGGCTGATCGCGCTGTTCTCGATGGGCGTCGCGACGATGCTGCGCAGCTCGATGCTGTCGCTCGGCATCCTGATGCCGTTCTTCTTCCTGGTCTCGCAGATCCTCGCCTCCGTACCGAAGGCGAAGGAGGTCGCCCGGTACTTCCCCGACCAGGCGGGCTCCAAGATCATGCAGGTGGTTCCCGGCGCGATGAACTCCGACGAGGGTCCGTACACCCCGTGGGAGGGCATGGGGATCATGGTGCTGTGGGTCGTCGCCGCGCTGATCGGCGGCTATCTCGTACTGAAGAAGCGTGACGCGTAG
- a CDS encoding cellulose-binding protein, giving the protein MSDTSSPFGFELVRRGYDRGQVDDRITKLVADRDSALARITALEKRIEELHLETQNAQAQVTDAEPSYAGLGARVEKILRLAEEEAKDLREEARRAAEQHRELAESAAQQVRNDAEAFSADRKAKAEDEGVRIVEKAKGEASTLRTEAQKDAQQKREEADALFEETRAKAAQAAADFETNLAKRREQSERDLASRQAKAEKRLAEIEHRAEQLRLEAEKLRTDAERRARQTVETAQRQAEDIVADANAKADRIRSESERELAALTNRRDSINAQLTNVREMLATLTGAAVAAAGSPAEDEPISRGVPAQQSR; this is encoded by the coding sequence ATGAGCGACACTTCCTCCCCATTCGGCTTCGAGCTCGTGCGGCGTGGTTACGACCGCGGTCAGGTGGATGACCGCATTACCAAGCTCGTCGCCGATCGTGACAGCGCTCTCGCACGGATCACCGCACTGGAAAAGCGGATCGAGGAGCTCCACCTCGAAACGCAGAACGCTCAGGCCCAGGTCACCGACGCGGAGCCGTCGTACGCCGGCCTGGGAGCGCGCGTCGAGAAGATCCTCCGCCTCGCCGAGGAGGAGGCGAAGGACCTGCGCGAAGAGGCCCGTCGCGCCGCCGAACAGCACCGTGAGCTCGCCGAGTCGGCGGCCCAGCAGGTGCGCAACGACGCCGAGGCGTTCTCCGCCGACCGCAAGGCGAAGGCCGAGGACGAGGGCGTCCGCATCGTCGAGAAGGCGAAGGGCGAGGCCTCGACCCTGCGCACCGAGGCGCAGAAGGACGCGCAGCAGAAGCGCGAGGAGGCGGACGCGCTCTTCGAGGAGACCCGCGCCAAGGCCGCCCAGGCCGCCGCGGACTTCGAGACGAACCTCGCCAAGCGGCGTGAGCAGTCCGAGCGTGACCTGGCCTCGCGTCAGGCGAAGGCCGAGAAGCGCCTGGCGGAGATCGAGCACCGCGCCGAGCAGCTGCGTCTGGAGGCGGAGAAGCTCCGTACGGACGCGGAGCGCCGTGCCCGTCAGACGGTGGAGACCGCGCAGCGCCAGGCCGAGGACATCGTGGCCGACGCGAACGCCAAGGCCGACCGGATCCGCAGCGAATCGGAGCGCGAGCTGGCGGCGCTCACCAACCGCCGCGACTCGATCAACGCCCAGCTGACCAACGTCCGCGAGATGCTGGCCACGCTGACCGGCGCGGCCGTCGCCGCGGCGGGTTCGCCGGCGGAGGACGAGCCGATCTCCCGCGGGGTTCCGGCCCAGCAGTCGCGCTAG
- a CDS encoding ATP-binding cassette domain-containing protein — protein sequence MIEVEGLTKRFGKKIAVDQLSFQVRPGVVTGFLGPNGAGKSTTMRMMLDLDIPTGGSVRIDGKHYRELQEPVKYIGALLDAKAMHGGRSAYNNLLCLAQSNRIPVSRVNEVLDTVGLTAVAKQKSKGFSLGMGQRLGIAAALLGDPEILMFDEPVNGLDPEGIHWIRNLMKALAAQGRTIFVSSHLMSEMALTADHLIVIGQGKLLANTSMADFIQTNSRSFVRLRSPQREQIRDALHEGGFTVAEAGDGALEIDGSTSEEIGELAARHGLVLHELSSQRASLEEAFMQMTAESVEYHAHSAPGTGPAAPAAAAAAPGPGWGQHDNQGKGA from the coding sequence ATGATCGAGGTCGAAGGGCTCACCAAACGTTTCGGGAAGAAAATCGCGGTCGACCAGCTCTCCTTCCAGGTCCGGCCAGGGGTGGTGACAGGTTTTCTGGGGCCGAACGGAGCCGGTAAGTCCACGACCATGCGGATGATGCTGGACCTGGACATCCCGACGGGTGGATCGGTCCGTATCGACGGGAAGCACTACCGCGAACTGCAGGAGCCGGTGAAGTACATCGGCGCCCTGCTGGACGCGAAGGCGATGCACGGCGGGCGCAGCGCGTACAACAACCTCCTGTGTCTGGCGCAGAGCAATCGCATCCCGGTGAGCCGGGTCAACGAGGTTCTCGACACCGTCGGTCTGACCGCTGTGGCGAAGCAGAAGTCGAAAGGTTTCTCGCTCGGGATGGGGCAGCGGCTGGGAATCGCCGCGGCGCTGCTCGGAGATCCCGAGATCCTGATGTTCGACGAGCCGGTGAATGGTCTGGACCCGGAGGGCATCCACTGGATTCGCAACTTGATGAAAGCCCTCGCGGCCCAGGGCCGGACGATCTTCGTCTCCAGCCATCTGATGAGTGAAATGGCGCTGACGGCGGACCACTTGATCGTGATCGGCCAGGGCAAACTGCTCGCGAACACCTCGATGGCGGATTTCATCCAGACGAACTCGCGCAGTTTCGTACGGCTCCGCTCGCCGCAGCGGGAGCAGATCCGCGACGCGCTCCACGAGGGCGGTTTCACCGTCGCCGAAGCGGGCGACGGTGCACTGGAGATCGACGGCTCCACCTCCGAGGAGATCGGTGAGCTGGCCGCCCGGCACGGTCTCGTACTGCACGAGCTGAGTTCCCAACGCGCCTCGCTGGAAGAGGCGTTCATGCAGATGACGGCCGAGTCGGTCGAGTACCACGCCCACTCCGCCCCCGGCACGGGCCCGGCGGCCCCCGCGGCCGCGGCCGCCGCCCCGGGACCCGGGTGGGGGCAGCACGACAACCAGGGCAAGGGAGCCTGA
- a CDS encoding ATP/GTP-binding protein, with protein MSPRRNRPRGGETPTDHEGGTSDRYGGFQRTESWQGEEWAVRQVAGASTGGKRYRCPGCDQEIPSGVPHVVAWPEYGGVDDRRHWHKACWNAKDRRTSRVQRSRNAPKF; from the coding sequence GTGTCCCCGCGTCGCAACCGCCCCCGAGGCGGCGAGACCCCGACCGACCACGAGGGTGGGACGTCGGACCGGTACGGCGGGTTCCAGCGGACCGAGTCCTGGCAGGGCGAGGAGTGGGCGGTCCGTCAGGTGGCGGGCGCGAGTACCGGGGGCAAGCGGTACCGCTGCCCCGGCTGCGACCAGGAGATCCCCTCGGGTGTGCCGCACGTGGTGGCGTGGCCGGAGTACGGCGGCGTGGACGACCGGCGGCACTGGCACAAGGCGTGCTGGAACGCGAAGGACCGCCGCACCTCGCGGGTGCAGCGGTCCCGTAACGCGCCGAAGTTCTGA
- a CDS encoding LLM class flavin-dependent oxidoreductase: MRVGAFVLAAQFPGQGQGEALHRAVRTAEVGEEAGLDSVWLAEHHFVPYGTCPSAVTLAGLLLGRTQRLRVGTAVSVLPNTHPVALGEQTALLHLLSGGRFSLGVGRGGPWVDLEVFGSGLRAYERDFPESLDLLLRWLRESRVSADGERYRFREVPVVPRPDELIECAGGPEVVVACTSAKSVRLAAERGLPMLLGMHCGDEEKAEMVALWRTHAIAAGRTPEEADGAGHVSAGVAQIADGRAEATETLVKAMPGWLREGLEAHVTVDGRHRSMRDPVAYTELLCGLHPVGSPRLAADRLAATAERTGITRFALLVEGSGDLAATEENVRRIGAEVLPQLC, from the coding sequence ATGCGAGTTGGAGCTTTTGTACTGGCCGCCCAGTTCCCGGGCCAGGGCCAGGGGGAAGCACTGCACAGAGCCGTACGTACGGCGGAGGTCGGCGAGGAGGCCGGGCTCGACTCGGTCTGGCTGGCCGAGCACCACTTCGTCCCGTACGGCACGTGCCCGTCGGCGGTGACACTGGCCGGGCTGCTCCTGGGGCGTACACAGCGTCTACGGGTGGGTACGGCCGTCAGCGTGTTGCCGAACACACATCCAGTGGCACTCGGCGAGCAGACGGCGCTGCTGCATCTGCTCTCCGGCGGGCGGTTCTCGCTCGGCGTGGGCCGGGGCGGCCCGTGGGTCGATCTGGAGGTCTTCGGGTCCGGACTGCGGGCGTACGAACGGGACTTCCCCGAATCACTCGACCTGCTGCTGCGGTGGCTGCGCGAGTCAAGGGTGTCGGCGGACGGTGAGCGCTACCGGTTCCGTGAAGTCCCCGTCGTACCGAGGCCGGACGAACTGATCGAGTGCGCCGGCGGTCCCGAGGTGGTCGTCGCGTGCACCTCCGCGAAGAGCGTACGGCTCGCCGCCGAGCGCGGACTGCCGATGCTGCTGGGGATGCACTGCGGGGACGAGGAGAAGGCCGAGATGGTGGCCCTGTGGCGTACCCACGCCATCGCGGCAGGCCGCACACCCGAGGAGGCCGACGGCGCCGGGCACGTGTCCGCGGGCGTCGCGCAGATCGCCGACGGCCGCGCGGAGGCGACCGAGACACTGGTGAAGGCCATGCCCGGCTGGCTGCGGGAGGGGCTCGAAGCACATGTGACGGTCGACGGCAGGCACAGGTCCATGCGTGATCCCGTCGCGTACACGGAGTTGCTGTGCGGGCTGCATCCGGTGGGCTCCCCCCGGCTCGCCGCCGACCGCCTCGCGGCCACGGCGGAACGCACCGGAATCACACGCTTCGCGCTGCTCGTCGAGGGCTCCGGGGACCTGGCGGCCACGGAGGAGAACGTACGGAGGATCGGGGCCGAGGTACTGCCACAGCTGTGCTGA
- the mce gene encoding methylmalonyl-CoA epimerase: MLTRIDHIGIACHDLDATVEFYRATYGFEVFHTEVNEEQGVREAMLKINETSDGGASYLQLLEPIREDSAVGKWLAKNGEGVHHIAFGTADVDGDSEAIREKGVRVLYDEPRTGSMGSRITFLHPKDCHGVLTELVTSAAKPQEH, encoded by the coding sequence ATGCTGACGCGAATCGACCACATCGGAATCGCCTGTCACGACCTCGACGCCACCGTCGAGTTCTACCGGGCCACCTACGGCTTCGAGGTGTTCCACACCGAGGTCAACGAGGAGCAGGGCGTACGGGAGGCCATGCTCAAGATCAACGAGACCTCGGACGGCGGGGCCTCGTACCTCCAGCTGCTCGAACCCATCCGCGAGGACTCGGCCGTGGGCAAGTGGCTGGCCAAGAACGGTGAGGGGGTCCACCACATCGCCTTCGGCACCGCCGATGTCGACGGCGACTCGGAGGCGATCCGGGAGAAGGGGGTGCGGGTCCTGTACGACGAGCCGCGCACCGGCTCCATGGGCTCCCGCATCACGTTTCTCCACCCCAAGGACTGTCACGGAGTCCTGACGGAACTCGTCACCTCGGCGGCGAAGCCCCAAGAGCACTGA